In Microbacterium soli, the DNA window GACCTTCACGCCATCAAGAATGTTTACCATCAATCCACCTCACTGTGTTTGTGGCCCTCGAGCCCGCTGATAATCACCAAAGAGCACTGAAAAGCTTTCATCCGTAGGGTATACCATAAGGCTTACGAGAGTCGAGTCGGTTAAGAAGATTTCGGCGTTTCTCCAGTCTGTACGGTAGGTAGATCGATCACACTGAGGTGAGCAATGGAAAAACCAGCACCCGTTCCGAGCAAGGCCAGTGCCTTCTATTGGGAACACGCCCGAAAGGGCGAACTCGTCATTCAAGGGTTCGAGGGCACCGACTTCGTGCAGTTCCCCCCGAACGACCGCGCCGAGCGCTTCGACATCGACTCCGAGGCCGTGCCGGTTCGCGTCTCGGGCAACGGCACCATCTATTCGTTCTCGGTGCTGCATCAGGCCTTTCACCCGGCCTTCGCGGAGGACCTCCCCCTCGTGCTCGCGCTCGTGGAGCTCGACGATCATCCGGGGATCCGGATCCTCACCAACATTCTCGAGGCGAAGCCGGAGGAGGTGTCGATCGGCATGCCGGTCGAAGTGGTCTTCGAGGACCGCGGGGAATACACCCTGCCCCAATTCCGTCCCACCCAGCAGGAGGTCGCAGCATGAGTATCGGTCGTAAGACAGCGGTCGTCGGCGTCGGCTATTCGGCCATCAGCCGAGCACTCGGACTGCAGGCGCGGTCGCTCGCGGTAGACGCCGTCAAGGCCGCCGTGGCGGACTCCGGGATCGACATTCAGGACATCGACGGCATCTACGAGTACCCCGGTACGACCGGCGAGGCAGCCGTCGACTTCCAGCGGCTCCTAGGCATCGAGAGCCTCTCGGACTTCGGCGACTTCGCGGCCACGGGGGCCTCGGCGCTCTCCGCCGTCATCCACGCCGAGATGGCGGTCGCGAGCGGCCACTGCGAGGTGGCCCTCGTCATCCGCGCGATCACGCGCGAGTGGGGGCAGATGAGCGGCCAGACGCAGTTCCCGCCCGCCGAGGGCGCCGCGCAGTACCTGCTCCCCTACGGCGCCGCGGGCGCCGTGCTCCCGGTCATGGGCATGCGCAAACGGCGTCGCGAGTTCGAGTTCGGCACGCGCGAGGAGGACTACGGCGCGATCGCGGTCAACGCGCGCAAATGGTCCGCGATGAACGAGCGCGCGATGCTGCGCGACCCGATCACAATGGACGACTACCTCTCGGCCCGCTACGTCGCCGAGCCGCTTCGGCTCCTCGACTGCGACTACCCGGGCAGCGGCGCCGTCGCCGTGCTGATCACCACCGAGGAGCGCGCGAAGGATCTCAGGCAGAAGCCGGTCATCATCGATGCGACCTCGCACGGCACGGGATCCCGGCCGGACTGGACGTTCCCCGACGATCTCGTGTTCGGCGGCACCCGCGACAGCGCCCGGCGGCTCTGGGAGCGTTCGAGCGTCACCGTTGACGACGTCGACGTCGCGGAGATCTACGACGGCTTCACGCACATCGCGATGTCCTGGATCGAGGCGCTCGGCTTCTGCGACATCGGCGAGTTCGGCGACTGGGTCGACGGCGGCAAGACGATCGGCCCCGGCGGATCGCTCCCCATGAACACCAGCGGCGGGCAGCTCGCGGAGGGCCGCCTCCACGGGCTCGGTTTCCTCGCCGAGGCGACGCAGCAGCTGCGCGGCCAGCTCGGCGAGCGGCAGGTCGAGGGCGCGGACGTCGCCGTGGTGACGAACGCGTTCGGTCCCCAGTGCGCCTCCCTGGTGCTCCTGACCGACTGACCCCTTTTCGAGAGAGAGCATCGCCCCCGCAGAGCGCGGGGGCGATGCTCTTTTGCTGTGCGTGCTGTCCAGTCGTCTCGGCGGACGCGGCGGCTCCCCACGCAAACGGCGCCCTCCCGGAAACCGGGAGGGCGCCGTGCCGTGCGCGCGCGGGTTACGCGGTCGGGCGGTGCGCGTCGAAGACCTCGACGAGCATGTCGTGGTACGCGTCCCAGTCGATCGCGTCGGCGTCCCAGTTCGCGATCTGGTCGAGGGTCTCGCCGTCGTGCTCGGTCGGCAGGTCGAGATCCTTCGAGAGGCGATCCTCCCACTTGTCGTAGATCGAGCGGTAGTTCTCGAGGAACGCCTTCGGATCAGCGACCGTGTCGGGGGCGGAATCGGCGAGCGCCTCGTAGGCCTTCGCCTGCTCCTCGGTCACGATGTCGCGGAACGCCTCGTCCGGATCGTAGAACGTGATGCCGTTCTCCTTCTGGGCGGTGACGAGCGCGCCGTAGTTCTTCACCCATTCCTTGCCTCGCTCGACGAGCCAGGTGGGAATGGCGTCCCAGATCGCGTCCTGCGCCTCGGCCGGCAGCGACTCGAACTTCTCCTTGTTCGCCATCGTGTACGTGCCGGCCGCGCCGTTGAAGTCCGCGAAGGTCCAGTACTTGGCGACCTCGAAGAGGCTGTAGGTGATCGCCGCGGTCGGGGTGCCCGCAACGCAGTCGACCACGCCGCGCTGGAGTCCCTCGTAGTACTCCACCGGGCTCAGCTGCACGATGGTGAAGCCGAGCTTCTCCATCTCGGGGAGGCTCGGCGGCGTCCCGAAGGTGCCGAGGCGCTTCCCCTTCGCCTCCTCCGCCGTCCGCACGGGGGTGGTGCAGATGAGGCTCGTGCGCGTGTCGGGCAGCGAGTTCCAGATCACCATGACGTTGTTCGCGTCCAGCTCAGCCGTCAGCTCCTCGTCGCTCAAAGCCCACTCCTGCTGCGCGATGAAGCCCTGCAGGATCGAGAGCGGGTAGGCGGAGCTCGAAACCGAACCCATCGCGTTGTTCCAGTGCGCGATCGGGATTTCCGTCGGGAACGAACCCGCGCCGACGTAGCTGAGGTCGGCCGTGCCGCTCTGCACGCCGCCGAGGGAGTCCGCGGCGCCGAGCAGCGAGCCGCTGAAGAAGCCCTCGAACGTCACCTTGTCGTCGGTGGCCTCCGCCACCTCGTCCGCGAACGCCTGGAACGGGGGGCCGTTCGTCGATTCCGCCCCGACGTCCGCGTACGAGAGCGTCACCGGATCGAAGTCCGCCAGCGCGCCGGTGTCGTCGTCTCCCTTGCCGCTGTCCGCGCCGGCGCAGGAGGCGAGCAGCAGCGTCGCCGCCGCCATCAGGCCGACCGAGGAGATCAGCCTGCGCCGACGTCCGTTGAGTTTCTCTTTCATGTGTTTCCTTCCATAGTGTGCGCGGCCGACGGTCGTGCGCCGCTTGGATGCTCCGGTGGGATGCCGAGGGGACGTCCCACCGGAGCGAGGTCGAACTCCGACGGCCGGCGCGGGCGCGCCGTCCGAGGGGTATGGCCGGGAGGCCCTACTTCACGGCGGAGATGCTGGGAAGCCAGGTGACGATGTCCGGCAGGAAGATGAGCACGATCAGGAACGCGATGCTCATGAGGACGAACGGCGTCACGCCCTTGAACACGTCGATCAGGCTGATCTTGTGGCCGAGGTTCACTTCCTTGTCCTGCGCGAGCCGGTGCACGATGAACGTGAGCATGCCGACCGGCGGCGTGACCAGGGCGAGCTCGATGAGCATCACCACGAAGACGCCGAACCAGGTCATGTCCACGCCCACCGCCATCAGCACCGGCGCCAGGATCGGCACCGAGAGCAGGATGATCGACATCGACTCCATGAACATGCCGAGGATGAGGAACAGCACCATGATGGCGATCAGGAAGACCGGGGTCGGCATGCCGATCCCCACCACCCAGTCGGTGAGGGCGCGGAGCACGCCGCTCATCGTCATCGCGCGTCCGAGCAGGTTCACGCCGATCAGCAGCAGGAAGATGCCCGCGGTCGCCGTGACGGTCTCCTGCAGCGAGCGTCCCAGGGTCTTGAAGAGCTGCTTGGGGTTCTTGCGCTCCTCGCCGAAGGCCGAACCGACGACGATGGCCGCCAGCGCGCCGAAGGCGCCGGCCTCGGTGGGGGTGAAGATGCCGGAGAGCATGCCGAAGATGACGATGAAGATGACGACGACGAGGGGGATGATGCCGACGAGGGCGCGCAGCTTCTCCGCCATCGGCACACCCGTGGCCTTGGATCGCGGCGCGATGTCGGGCCGTACGAGGCCCTGGATGATGATGACCAGCGCGTAGAGCACCGCGACGATGATGCCCGGGATGATCGCGGCGAGCAGCTGCGGGCCGACCGCCACCTGGGCGACGCCGGCGTAGATCACGAGCAGCACGCTCGGCGGGATGAGCTGGCCGAGCGTCCCGGCCGTCGCGACGACGCCGGTGGCGAGGCTGGGCTTGTAGCCCGCCCGCAGCATCTCCGGAATGGCCATGCGGCCGAGCGCGTAGGAGATGCCGATCGTGCTGCCGCTGGCGGCGGCGAGGCCGGCGCCGGAGAAGTTCGTCGCGACGGCGAGGCCGCCGGGCATCCAGCCGAGCCAGAGGCGCGCGGCGTAGAACACCTTGCCGGTGAGGCCGGTGCGCCAGAGCACGATGCCCATGAGCACGAACATCGGGACGACGCTGAGGCTCCAGTTCGCCGCGGAGTGCATCGGGACCGATTCGAAGGCATCGGCGACGACGGACGTCCCCGCCAGCTTCCAG includes these proteins:
- a CDS encoding OB-fold domain-containing protein, translated to MEKPAPVPSKASAFYWEHARKGELVIQGFEGTDFVQFPPNDRAERFDIDSEAVPVRVSGNGTIYSFSVLHQAFHPAFAEDLPLVLALVELDDHPGIRILTNILEAKPEEVSIGMPVEVVFEDRGEYTLPQFRPTQQEVAA
- a CDS encoding thiolase family protein, which codes for MSIGRKTAVVGVGYSAISRALGLQARSLAVDAVKAAVADSGIDIQDIDGIYEYPGTTGEAAVDFQRLLGIESLSDFGDFAATGASALSAVIHAEMAVASGHCEVALVIRAITREWGQMSGQTQFPPAEGAAQYLLPYGAAGAVLPVMGMRKRRREFEFGTREEDYGAIAVNARKWSAMNERAMLRDPITMDDYLSARYVAEPLRLLDCDYPGSGAVAVLITTEERAKDLRQKPVIIDATSHGTGSRPDWTFPDDLVFGGTRDSARRLWERSSVTVDDVDVAEIYDGFTHIAMSWIEALGFCDIGEFGDWVDGGKTIGPGGSLPMNTSGGQLAEGRLHGLGFLAEATQQLRGQLGERQVEGADVAVVTNAFGPQCASLVLLTD
- the dctP gene encoding TRAP transporter substrate-binding protein DctP, whose protein sequence is MKEKLNGRRRRLISSVGLMAAATLLLASCAGADSGKGDDDTGALADFDPVTLSYADVGAESTNGPPFQAFADEVAEATDDKVTFEGFFSGSLLGAADSLGGVQSGTADLSYVGAGSFPTEIPIAHWNNAMGSVSSSAYPLSILQGFIAQQEWALSDEELTAELDANNVMVIWNSLPDTRTSLICTTPVRTAEEAKGKRLGTFGTPPSLPEMEKLGFTIVQLSPVEYYEGLQRGVVDCVAGTPTAAITYSLFEVAKYWTFADFNGAAGTYTMANKEKFESLPAEAQDAIWDAIPTWLVERGKEWVKNYGALVTAQKENGITFYDPDEAFRDIVTEEQAKAYEALADSAPDTVADPKAFLENYRSIYDKWEDRLSKDLDLPTEHDGETLDQIANWDADAIDWDAYHDMLVEVFDAHRPTA
- a CDS encoding TRAP transporter large permease subunit; translated protein: MTTTSLQHPENTGDVEEDIAVGESDALLREDTEEETAPLWERFITKISSVSAIAAGIAIVILGLQIVADASGRTFFNVPLPGTLELVSNWWMVLAVFLGFGFTQFKGEHIRVTLLVEKLPVTWRTAVETVILAASLGIVGLLAYYLTVDAIDSVEAREMLAGSFPLPIWPIAVFMALGTWLYAAQLLVSLTSSLRAAKRERRSGVAQPALLSAQNVLLAIAVVASLVIVVLLLSVEMSRVAAGGLLIALMVLLLLCGLTTALAMIAAGGLGLWKLAGTSVVADAFESVPMHSAANWSLSVVPMFVLMGIVLWRTGLTGKVFYAARLWLGWMPGGLAVATNFSGAGLAAASGSTIGISYALGRMAIPEMLRAGYKPSLATGVVATAGTLGQLIPPSVLLVIYAGVAQVAVGPQLLAAIIPGIIVAVLYALVIIIQGLVRPDIAPRSKATGVPMAEKLRALVGIIPLVVVIFIVIFGMLSGIFTPTEAGAFGALAAIVVGSAFGEERKNPKQLFKTLGRSLQETVTATAGIFLLLIGVNLLGRAMTMSGVLRALTDWVVGIGMPTPVFLIAIMVLFLILGMFMESMSIILLSVPILAPVLMAVGVDMTWFGVFVVMLIELALVTPPVGMLTFIVHRLAQDKEVNLGHKISLIDVFKGVTPFVLMSIAFLIVLIFLPDIVTWLPSISAVK